One Ranitomeya variabilis isolate aRanVar5 chromosome 4, aRanVar5.hap1, whole genome shotgun sequence genomic window, gatttcacactggagatcgcctcgcggctacccccagtcgagacaagatgctcgagtctcctcctcaggctctgatacagacgatccctgttcaggcttctgaggttcgagagttgccggaagaatctcgccacccgatgtttgaacatctcccaccactccgacttagtgttacttaggcccagcagcggtacctggctctgaagaaattcctcaaaggaccgtcttacagcttcttcctcaaggagtgacgaattcagcttccaataacctcttcccatccgaggagtctctgtaacgctcagagaaaacataatcaaacagtgatcggagaattccacctccacaaccgacaacggcgaggaaacggcctcctccttcaaataaaacctgtctaacctagacctgcactgactacctctaaaaaaggtgaaccccgcgtggcctgtgttgtgccggatgtggacatccaccaggcgtgcctcacttactatcctatttagcgcgacgcaatcgtaagccagccggtctacggaacctcctctatcacagggtctcgtgacattgttgaaatcccctccaaagaccacctgccgactcgaaaataagtaaggtttgatcttcatgaagagacacttgcggtcccacttggactggggactgtagatgttaatgagccgaagctcctgtccccccatggagacatctaggatcaagcatctccccatttctaactcgatcaatcgtctgcattcaaccgctgtggtcttaaaaaggaccgccaccccactatacggctcggccgcaagagaccagtaggagggcccatgcctccactcccgccttgctttatgcatggttgataggtcggtcaacctggtctcctgcaaaaacaaaatgtcggcgtcaagttggccgagaaaatgaaaggccgtgtaccttgccgtttctgactttatgctggcaacattaatggttgccagcgtcaacggggtgggtgccgccatcatgattgattgaattagatagcctttttcttcccacccccaacagtttcaccctcttcctctgacaatgatgagtttttagtgcgcttaagacaaactgactcatccattctctccttacatacactctggcccttgtctggtggtcccgaggtagtcccccccccagaaggctttgtatttgccccctgagaagaagacccagcgacctcctgagccccaacaaccttgtccgcaacctccggccccgggtccccatcgcccccctctggaggggagtcctggagggcccggaaccggttagagagatccaccagagggggggcggctggaccttccaatggcacctggatcagggctacggagtcagaggggtcgcactccgaggaggaggctcgaggcccggaccccctcttatccttagttgttttcctgttaccctttttcttttgctgtgaccactccccctctctctcatccagactgtcaccggatgaaggttcctgggcagacatggcgtccttttgctcctctctttcaagtctcttgacttcctcgctcaattcgctgtctttaggatcctcagctgcaagtgaagcacccgggtcagagtttagggtcattactccctgcccccttttcccatggcgctgctcctgccgcctgatattggatggcggcagcctgctcctcaccggttccctgcctcctccgcctctgctggtcccttcaccggcgagattagtcccggctttcgcctgtcccgcactcgccgctttcagaaccgcattggcaaaggaacgcggacagcgactgaacgggtgaccgaggtcaccacacaggttacacctaatcctgccacaggtagcagcaagatggccgaggtccccacacagtgcgcatttctgggtggtacactgcgcactgaagtgtgtggggctgccgcacctgtgacagaccttaggctgcccccggtagaaaatcaagatcctgtccctccccaaaaatgttgaggaagggatatgggtaacggtgtttcctgaaaccttcaatttcaccatgaaggtccaggctcctgaccagataccatgctcatcgagggtcttctcgggaataccgacgatgtcgccgtatcgtccaacccaggtggagatgtcgacacaggaaagtgactcgttactggtcaaaacggtcaccttcctgactgagttctggcgggatattgccacagcgaggaaaccctgccattcggggcgaccccgagccagctcatggcgagaccagaaaagctcaaggccctccggtctcacgaagctgacatcgaagtaggaggtcccatagggatggatcaaggcaaagatgtcatatgccacgaagcccatccccagcaggagctcagcaacctttgaccgatcaggacaggcatccttgcttacccactggagacgggccacgttcctacggttgctcctctgccctggtgtcggcagagaccagacagtctctgcccctctatctcggaaggcggaaagaccgtgtctctctatccagaaagacagatcaacttccctcccctctacattgatggaactctcccctctcctcagggcgtccaggaagcgctgttgcaagtcaccatcctcagggtcaccagacaagggcgcactactacccccagcagtgacagccgctgaatagcttggggctgaagcccccgccaccgctgggggggcagcgggaccactacctgcttcccctccaccaacaccagtaatgctctcctcattcactcctccactactcccatcatttgcaacatcactactcccaccattcactccactactactcccatcatttgcaacatcactactcccatcatttactccaccactgctcccatcattcattccaccactactcccaccattcactccactactaccatcatttcctgcacagctcctttcattccccttaccactgccaccacttcccgtcactttattacctgtattgtcaccaccatttgtcccagtgttctctgcacctgccacagtcacatccattccttcctcacttgtgtctgctagcttctctgcactcacacctgccggaccgggggaggggtgcagcaccacacccgatttcccttgattggtgctgactctctgttgtgtccttggagcgccttgcccccccactgcagcagtttgcactttattattttgggcccgctgcttgttggggggcgccgcctgccccgcacccacagacttcgcggtcctggtgtcatgctggggtgctggagcactctgtccccctgtcgcagcagggcgcctcgtgttccctgcagatgatttatcctttttctgtcctttttggacacgctgctctcctgtcacagctgcgtgcctgttctcctttaaggcgcactgcgcccctgtcacaacagtgcgccctcctttcgccgcaccatgttcctcggacctgccccccacagccccggcgtcggccggctcagccgtagtgagcagggatggagtctgcccacaccgtccccctttcgcaacggcgtggacacccacctcaccctcctcagccccggtgataaccggcttagccgcagagggcagagagggaaactcctcggggtcccctatgtccggcgctgtgagtacctccacagcctcgccccctgcactgttccccgcacagacggcagcaccgccggacgtcctcctcctctccccaccttgcctatgccccggacccactgcagagcccgtgcctttaggtttggtggggtttacacaggaggtggtaggtgtaacatcatccatcagtacatatctgtaactcaccacctcccgtgcggtctccttcgttttcttcttcctcttctttgtttcctctgctggctcgtcctcaccaaaggaaaagcggtccaagttcactggagactccagctgtcggatctcctgtagcagaccgccctcctcctcttcctccgctgacactccagcctgtgctgtcggagtcctctgccgtgccgggaggccgcttccctgttgtcggctctgcggctcactctccaggctggttccagcttgtaggactccagtcacgaccacatcggcgtcctcctcctcctcgtcgcttaggacgccggctggcggttctcctgaggtatttaaccccttcatttctgagaaccgccgctggttcttaaacctctccaggaagggacctgcgcttttctcaatcccctcccggaggagcactaaccgggccacctcatctctgagggctcttaacctctgggaggtcacaggtttctccttgctagaggctcgggtattcaggatccgagcctcccgcagctcctccttcagctcggtcagtgctttgccggcgtcctcatactcacgtagcatggcgaccactcgggaggagaaggtactcgtggactcgccggagctcctctccccccaggatgttcctgggctctccttcctggggcctggggtgcccctgtctccctctctgggcggacgatgagccgtctcagggttggagtaggtgggtaaggttttcttcacccgtcctgacctcctcagtccctcttgggccagttgctgttgctgctgctctctgtcccccgccggcacagaccggggaacagaagcctgggaagccatgccggcctcccgggaagcctgcctctccctggggagaagagaggcagactctgggcctcctgctggaagtcctggagctcacaatacaggtgctgctcccagcagggtgtgactgattgtgcgcacctgtcctccacactcagtcctgtgtaacaccacagataatacagtgctaactctctgactacagataatgtagtagatgtcaccagcagtcctatgtaacaccagagataacagAGTGATATCTCtcggagtacagataatgtagtagatgtcacttgcagtcctatgcaacaccacagataacacagtgataactctctgagtacagataatgtagtagatgtcacctgcagccctatgtaacaccacagataacacagtgataactctctgagtacagataatgtgtagtagctgtcacctgcagtcctatgtaacaccagagataacacagtgatatctctcagagtacagataatgtagtagatgtcacctgcagtcctatgtaacaccacagataacacagtgatatctctcagAGTACAGATAATGAAGtatatgtcacctgcagtcctatgtaacaccacagataacacagtgatatctctcagAGTACAGATAAtgaagtagatgtcacctgcagtcctatgtaacaccacagataacacagtgatatctctcagagtacagataatgtagtagatgtcacccgcagtcctatgtaacacagataacagtgataactctcagagtacagataatgtagtagatgtcacccgcagtcctatgtaacaccacagataacagagtgagtcttttattaaataaaatactttcacatgacactaactatgatacactacaaatagaacacaacaaaacaaaacataagaacaaagctccaatcagacggccacaaaagacaaaaaagaaacctactaatcagggacaagaaagaaaattccaattaaataaagaaagcaaaaagaaaagacaacaaacaaaatactcataacttacattaatacccctgtaaaaattataaatagtaataaaatcatacaagacccccggcccagcttcattcatactactatatacaaccccaactacattcacaccgtcctatatacaatataaacaatatatacactataaacacattatatacagatttatacaacgccgcaaacacagcaaaaccctacaggtcccactgccttaccttacagccacccgcttgcaccgccacatacaccctacaacaaacctaaatacaatacactatacaaaattattattattaatttttttttttttttttttttttttttttttttttaatttttatttttttttttttttttttttatatatatatacacacacctacactaactatcccgccacccctgatccagctctggccacaaagttcaggaattatccgagctaggatcaggccccaaagtttttccccaggcggggcctgggccaggccagatcagtctcatatcaccgctgttgaaaccccccaatcccccacccaacctaactaagaccctctattatacacactatatacaatatatacaatacactatatacaatatatacataaaccaacttcacaacctacatactcaccacccaaggctcaagttcgatgcctgcaaaccttctattcagggaacagagatacaaaacaaaaatctagggtgtaaagatatcagcccaccaccaggatataggagcgctaacggactaaggcaccccgaaggagaaacccctccagagatgggccgccctccgggcacccagtccttcgcactccagagaacgcaccttcaccagggcacctaggatgctgctacaaacttcatctacacggaggattttatgctgcgtcgaaactaaaactcgtgcgttccacgtgaagtacctgaccactgcgctgactaagaataaagtggctcggtcccttctcccgaggtctctgaacgctccataggcccactcggcataggacagagtggccagccgcggccaaccaatggaagcgcccagcctgttgtacacctctgtattaaaaggacaatgaagcaggaagtgctccatgctttccagcatggtagcgcaagcctcacggggacaattcctgtccacggagctcctgtgcttcaaattgtccttcacatacaacttaccttggaagcagcgccaagtcaagtcccaatacttcttggggatcctgctagaatttagcaaacttaacccaacctctagatcccgacttgggcagtccttgaggaccaatggtttctgaaaatgcgaaagcaagacccgcatgtcgaggagtttcctcgggagggacctcacttcccacattcccagaccccaccggcgcatcattttcagaaccggggtaacataagccgggagatgcccgtgcggtgtgcggagatccttcaatcttccccctgtctcccattcctggaagaaaggctgaaaccatcccttgcaggagaatacccacagaggagccctctctttccagaggtttgccacgttaactttcaaaaaggtgttcactaggaacaccacggggtttaccatattcaacccccctagtctcctcgtgcggtaagtgacctcccgtttgactagattcagtctattcccccataacatctggaagaacagactgtagacccgtgtccagagaggctctggtaagacacagacgctgcccaggtagattagcaaggggagcaggaaagctttgcacaggtcaaccctttccctcagggtcaaagaccaacccttccattggtccactctttgggcgacacctttgattctgccttcccagtttttcgtggggtaatcaccctggccaaattcgatgcctaggactttggcatgttcttggggttcggggagggtgtccggaagatcaaacgcgggatccccgcctcccagccagagactctcacacttgtcctggttgaccttggacccggatgcctccgagtagctctccacttctgacatcaccaccatcgcctcctcttgcgaagaaacaaagaccgtgacgtcatccgcgtaggccactaccctcaggatagcctccggcgccaccccgctcatccccacccccgccaacggcccacaatcgacccttctgaggaagggatcgatcgcaaacgcgtaaagcaaagggctaagagggcagccctggcggacaccggactctaccccgaaaggttgtccaatccacccgtttaccagagggaaagtctcagcccctgcgtacaaggtcttaagccagtccacaaaccctccaggcagaccatacctcaaaagagtggaccagaggtactcgtggtcaacccgatcaaaggcttttgcctgatccagggtcagcaagaaccccttccaaaggcccgccctgccttgctccacggcctctcggacacccagaacagcactgaaagtgctacggccaggaacgcaacagtgctgggcctccgaaaggagccgcggcgcaaatttcaccagcctgttgaagagtatcttagccaaaaccttcctgtccacattgagaagtgatatgggacgccaattctcaatgcgtgatggatccttaccctttgacaaaatgatcagagccgacctccttaatgatctcggcagagtgcccgaggagagacactcattaaacacctgagtcaagagggggaccaaggagtccctaaaggtcttaaagaactcggatgttaagccatccggacctggcgattttttgggccggagcccatcgatcgccagtctcacttcctcttctttgatcgcttctgccaaaccgcccagcgagaggtcagcccctggctcaggaacagcttcagccaggaaagccgacatcctgtcacgatccagttccttccttcccaagaggtgcgagtagtatgaactgacgacctccaagatccctgatctggaccttctcagggatcccgtactgtccatcagccccgtcactatcttactattcactgacatcttgcagcttctgtaggggtcgggcgagtagtacttcccgtagtccctctcaaaaaccaaagatgcgtgcctatcgtactgacacctctttagcaaggatttcacactggagatcgcctcgcggctacccccagtcgagacaagttgctcgagtttcctcctcaggctctgatacaggcgatccctgttcaggcttctgaggttcgagagttgccggaagaatctcgccacccgatgtttgaacatctcccaccactccgacttagtgttacttaggcccagcagcggtacctggctctgaagaaattcctcaaaggaccgtcttacagcttcttcctcaaggagtgacgaattcagcttccaataacctcttcccatccgaggagtctctgtaacgctcagagaaaacataatcaaacagtgatcggagaattccacctccacaaccgacaacggcgaggaaacggcctcctccttcaaataaaacctgtctatcctagacctgcactgactacctctaaaataggtgaaccccgcgtggcctgtgttgtgccggatgtggacatccaccaggcgtgcctcacttactatcctatttagcgcgacgcaatcgtaagccagccggtctacggaacctcctctatcacagggtctcgtgacattgttgaaatcccctccaaagaccacctgccgactcgaaaataagtaaggtttgatcttcatgaagagacacttgcggtcccacttggactggggactgtagatgttaatgagccgaagctcctgtccccccatggagacatctaggatcaagcatctccccatttctaactcgatcaatcgtctgcattcaaccgctgcggtcttaaaaaggaccgccaccccgctatacggctcggccgcgagagaccagtaggagggcccgtgcctccactcccgccttgctttatgcatggttgataggtcggtcaacctggtctcctgcaaaaacaaaatgtcggcgtcaagttggccgagaaaatgaaaggccgtgtaccttgccgcttctgactttatgctggcaacattaatggttgccagcgtcaacggggtgggtgccgccatcatgattgattgaattagatagcctttttcttcccacccccaacagtttcaccctcttcctctgacaatgatgagtttttagtgcgcttaagacaaactgactcatccattctctccttacatacactctggcccttgtctggtggtcccgaggtagtcccccccccagaaggctttgtatttgccccctgagaagaagacccagcgacctcctgagccccaacaaccccgtccgcaacctccggccccgggtccccatcgcccccctctggaggggagtcctggagggcccggaaccggttagagagatccaccagagggggggcggctggaccttccaatggcacccggatcagggctacggagtcagaggggtcgcactccgaggaggaggctcgaggcccggaccccctcttatccttagttgttttcctgttaccctttttcttttgctgtgaccactccccctctccctcatccagactgtcaccggatgaaggttcctgggcagacatggcgtccttttgctcctctctttcaagtctcttgacttcctcgctcaattcgctgtctttaggatcctcagctgcaagtggagcacccgggtcagagtttagggtcattactccctgcccccttttcccatggcgctgctcctgccgcctgatattggatggcggcagcctgctcctcaccggttccctgcctcctccgcctctgctggtcccttcaccggcgagattagtcccggctttcgcctgtcccgcactcgccgctttcaggaccgcattggcaaaggaacgcggacagcgactgaacgggtgaccgaggtcaccacacaggttacacctaatcctgccacaggtagcagcaagatggccgaggtccccacacagtgcgcatttctgggtggtacactgcgcactgaagtgtgtggggctgccgcacctgtgacagaccttaggctgcccccggtagaaaatcaagatcctgtccctccccaaaaatgttgaggaagggatatgggtaacggtgtttcctgaaaccttcaatttcaccatgaaggtccaggctcctgaccagataccatgctcatcgagggtcttctcgggaataccgacgatgtcgccgtatcgtccaacccaggtggagatgtcgacacaggaaagtgactcgttactggtcaaaacggtcaccttcctgactgagttctggcgagatattgccacagcgaggaaaccctgccattcggggcgaccccgagccagctcatggcgagaccagaaaagctcaaggccctccggtctcacgaagctgacatcgaagtaggaggtcccatagggatggatcaaggcgaagatgtcatatgccacgaagcccatccccagcaggagctcagcaacctttgaccgatcaggacaggcatccttgcttacccactggagacgggccacgttcctacggttgctcctctgccctggtgttggcagagaccagacagtctctgcccctctatctcggaaggcggaaagaccgtgtctctctatccagaaagacagatcaacctccctcccctctacattgatggaactctcccctctcctcagggcgtccaggaagcgctgttgcaagtcaccatcctcagggtcac contains:
- the LOC143764173 gene encoding uncharacterized protein LOC143764173 isoform X1; translated protein: MASQASVPRSVPAGDREQQQQQLAQEGLRRSGRVKKTLPTYSNPETAHRPPREGDRGTPGPRKESPGTSWGERSSGESTSTFSSRVVAMLREYEDAGKALTELKEELREARILNTRASSKEKPVTSQRLRALRDEVARLVLLREGIEKSAGPFLERFKNQRRFSEMKGLNTSGEPPAGVLSDEEEEDADVVVTGVLQAGTSLESEPQSRQQGSGLPARQRTPTAQAGVSAEEEEEGGLLQEIRQLESPVNLDRFSFGEDEPAEETKKRKKKTKETAREVVVQMAFEAKNGEKIQQTVMVNDEENVAAFYVNSNNISSTVLYDYNHDIIGFRRINNPKCLVVEMNDVSIPSMSDVLRVIKHFQQQNATSDSDLSYDLVEGEEADRTTLGVPINILCSDVPIHWATQNKSPRLRWKITLRFSIFGIDVAFTYES